The following coding sequences lie in one Duffyella gerundensis genomic window:
- a CDS encoding FAD-binding domain-containing protein yields MSLQVVWFKRDLRTYDHEALFRACRGGPVLCLYVIEPEYWALTDTSNRQWRFVRESLADLSQQLVDMGGRLQVVSGDVTDALIGLKQRHGVFTLHSHEETGNLWTYQRDLAVAAWCRREGCIWQEYAQNGVCRPVSRRRERFKAHWQRWAARPLFPVYEHAHFVDDHSGLEPTQWPENVCDEDDRCDGRQHGGRHAGLAILHDFLHRRGESYSGSISSPITAEASCSRLSPHIAYGTLSLREIVQGTQQAREHAASAKWSRSLAAFATRLEWHCYFMQKLEDRPDIEHNAVVPQMGALNRPYDRARFEAWQQGRTGWPLVDACMRYLHHHGWINFRMRAMLVSAAAWSLSLPGRPVAEWLARQFVDFEPGIHYPQIHMQSGTSAHTVLRIYNPVTQARNLDPDARFVREWVPELRNVSDAWIFEPWLMSANLRKQAGWTDQYGYPLPLVDFAQAHRQAKAEVAALRLAHGIQPDRPVRERASTKAPVRTGVKKPKKRAAKASGQLDLF; encoded by the coding sequence ATGAGTTTGCAGGTGGTGTGGTTCAAGCGCGATCTGCGCACGTACGATCATGAAGCGCTGTTTCGTGCCTGTCGCGGCGGGCCGGTGCTCTGCCTCTATGTCATTGAACCGGAATACTGGGCGCTGACCGACACCAGCAATCGACAGTGGCGCTTTGTGCGTGAATCCTTGGCGGATCTGTCGCAGCAGCTGGTCGATATGGGGGGCAGATTACAGGTCGTGTCCGGCGACGTCACCGATGCGCTGATTGGCCTGAAACAACGTCACGGCGTATTTACCCTGCACAGCCATGAAGAGACCGGCAATCTCTGGACTTATCAACGCGATCTGGCGGTAGCCGCCTGGTGCCGTCGCGAAGGCTGCATCTGGCAGGAATATGCGCAGAACGGCGTGTGCCGTCCGGTTTCACGTCGTCGCGAGCGTTTCAAGGCGCACTGGCAGCGCTGGGCGGCGCGCCCGCTGTTTCCGGTTTACGAACATGCCCATTTTGTAGATGACCATAGCGGGCTGGAGCCGACGCAGTGGCCAGAAAACGTCTGCGACGAAGACGATCGCTGCGACGGCCGGCAGCACGGCGGACGCCATGCGGGTCTGGCTATTCTGCACGACTTTCTGCATCGCCGCGGCGAAAGCTACAGCGGCTCGATCAGTTCGCCGATCACCGCTGAAGCAAGCTGCTCACGGCTTAGCCCGCACATCGCTTACGGCACGTTAAGCCTGCGGGAAATTGTGCAGGGGACTCAGCAGGCGCGCGAGCATGCGGCCTCGGCAAAATGGAGCCGGAGCCTTGCGGCTTTCGCAACGCGGCTCGAATGGCACTGCTACTTTATGCAAAAGCTGGAGGATCGCCCTGACATTGAGCACAACGCGGTGGTGCCGCAGATGGGCGCACTGAACCGACCCTATGATCGGGCACGTTTTGAAGCCTGGCAACAGGGCCGAACCGGCTGGCCGCTGGTCGATGCCTGCATGCGCTACCTGCACCATCACGGCTGGATAAACTTTCGCATGCGCGCCATGTTAGTTTCCGCCGCAGCCTGGTCGCTCTCCCTGCCGGGCAGGCCGGTGGCGGAATGGCTGGCACGGCAGTTTGTCGACTTTGAGCCGGGCATTCACTATCCGCAAATCCATATGCAGAGCGGCACCTCAGCGCATACCGTGCTGCGTATTTACAATCCGGTGACTCAGGCGCGCAATCTCGATCCCGATGCCCGGTTTGTGCGTGAATGGGTGCCGGAGTTACGTAACGTCAGCGATGCGTGGATTTTTGAACCCTGGCTGATGTCCGCCAACCTGCGCAAACAGGCGGGCTGGACCGATCAATATGGCTATCCGCTGCCGCTGGTGGACTTTGCGCAGGCTCACCGCCAAGCCAAAGCGGAGGTGGCGGCGCTGCGGCTGGCGCACGGTATTCAGCCAGACAGGCCGGTTCGCGAACGCGCCAGCACCAAAGCGCCAGTGAGGACCGGCGTGAAGAAACCGAAAAAGCGCGCGGCGAAAGCCTCCGGCCAGCTCGACCTGTTTTAG
- a CDS encoding helix-turn-helix domain-containing protein: MKSFTRDLIVWIEQNLDKKIMLDEVASKAGYSKWYLQRLFLQETGINLATYIRQRRLSESAILLKMTDMPVIDAAERFGFSNQQTYTRTFGRHFSMPPGQYRVSRDWHFGGLQPSLNDNCDSLPQPEVVSLTLPPLQGITFSYICPSETLGNPEFHAQHLQRALQSAESQLLGKKPRYIAERYEPAGMTDSIRFVLTFYCDTDGEAQRQETPVDGRFLRFRFDGNINEMVAMQADIYRHILPGRAEARRDGSDIFSLDAQQGESLDTATFSGYYHLPVTHEQTLAAD; this comes from the coding sequence ATGAAAAGCTTTACGCGCGATCTTATCGTCTGGATTGAGCAGAATCTGGATAAAAAAATTATGCTGGATGAGGTGGCCAGCAAAGCGGGCTACAGCAAATGGTATTTGCAGCGGCTTTTCCTGCAGGAAACCGGCATTAATCTCGCCACCTACATTCGTCAGCGCCGCCTGTCAGAATCGGCCATCCTGTTGAAAATGACCGATATGCCGGTGATCGATGCAGCTGAACGTTTCGGATTTAGCAATCAGCAAACCTATACCCGCACCTTTGGCCGCCATTTCAGCATGCCACCGGGACAGTATCGTGTCTCCCGCGACTGGCATTTCGGCGGCTTGCAGCCGAGCCTTAACGACAACTGTGACAGCCTGCCGCAGCCGGAAGTGGTTTCCCTGACGCTGCCTCCGCTGCAGGGCATTACCTTCAGCTATATTTGCCCCAGTGAAACGCTGGGCAACCCGGAATTTCATGCTCAGCATCTGCAGCGCGCTCTGCAAAGTGCCGAGAGTCAGCTGCTGGGGAAAAAGCCACGTTACATCGCCGAGCGCTATGAACCGGCCGGGATGACCGACAGCATCCGGTTTGTGCTGACGTTTTACTGCGACACCGACGGCGAAGCGCAACGGCAGGAAACGCCGGTTGATGGCCGATTCCTGCGTTTTCGCTTCGACGGTAATATTAACGAAATGGTAGCAATGCAGGCTGATATCTATCGGCATATTCTGCCCGGCCGTGCCGAAGCGCGCCGCGACGGCTCCGACATTTTTAGCCTTGATGCGCAGCAGGGAGAGAGCCTTGATACGGCAACCTTCAGCGGCTATTACCACTTGCCGGTTACCCACGAACAGACGCTAGCCGCCGACTAA
- a CDS encoding DeoR/GlpR family DNA-binding transcription regulator, with translation MLTSQRKKLILDKLAAAGQVLSRQLSEEFDVSEDTVRRDLRELSAEGLLQRVHGGALPASAAVVTFSERKNVQLDAKRIIAKKGAELIAEGQVVIIDGGTTTAELITFFPRNLRFTVVTHSPSVALGLADYPLIEVIIIGGQLYKHSLVAVGAAAMESIAHIRADIFFMGVTGIHVEAGLSTGDYAESCIKRALSARAAETVVLASAEKLNSASAWVIGDISMVNTLVVAADTSEQVLKPFAAAGLSVIKA, from the coding sequence ATGCTAACGTCGCAACGTAAGAAGCTCATCCTCGACAAGCTGGCCGCAGCGGGCCAGGTGCTATCACGACAGCTCAGCGAAGAGTTTGACGTTTCGGAAGATACCGTACGGCGGGATTTGCGCGAGCTGTCGGCGGAAGGATTACTGCAGCGGGTGCACGGCGGTGCCTTGCCTGCCTCAGCGGCCGTGGTGACCTTTTCGGAACGCAAAAACGTGCAGCTGGATGCCAAGCGCATCATCGCTAAAAAAGGGGCCGAACTGATCGCCGAAGGGCAGGTGGTGATCATTGATGGCGGCACCACTACCGCCGAGCTGATCACCTTTTTTCCCCGGAATCTGCGTTTTACCGTGGTCACGCACAGCCCCAGTGTGGCGCTTGGGCTGGCAGATTATCCGTTAATCGAGGTGATCATTATTGGCGGCCAGCTCTATAAACATTCGCTGGTGGCGGTAGGTGCCGCGGCGATGGAAAGCATCGCGCATATTCGTGCCGATATTTTCTTTATGGGCGTAACCGGCATTCATGTGGAAGCGGGATTAAGCACCGGCGACTATGCGGAGTCGTGTATCAAGCGAGCGTTGTCTGCCCGGGCAGCTGAAACCGTAGTGCTGGCGTCAGCGGAGAAGCTCAACAGCGCCTCAGCGTGGGTCATCGGCGACATCAGCATGGTGAATACGCTGGTGGTCGCAGCCGATACCTCTGAACAGGTGCTGAAACCCTTCGCCGCAGCAGGCCTGAGCGTCATTAAAGCCTGA
- a CDS encoding NUDIX domain-containing protein codes for MQSERAKVRMIKSEVLSDDWYSLKKYTFDYPRRDGEWQRQSREVYDRGNGAAILLYNLARQTLILTRQFRCPLWVNGHSGLLLEVPAGLLDNEAPEVRIKAEAEEETGYRIEQIQKVFEAFMSPGSVTEKLHFFIAEYDASLRAGSGGGIRDEGEDIEVVEMAWADALNAIENGEITDAKTIMLIQYVALKGIMRGSSCTHSSF; via the coding sequence ATGCAATCTGAACGTGCAAAAGTACGCATGATAAAAAGTGAAGTGTTATCCGACGACTGGTATTCGTTAAAGAAATATACCTTCGATTATCCGCGCCGGGACGGTGAATGGCAGCGTCAAAGCCGCGAAGTCTACGATCGTGGTAACGGTGCGGCCATCCTGCTCTACAACCTTGCCCGACAAACGCTGATTCTCACCCGACAGTTTCGCTGTCCCCTGTGGGTCAATGGCCATTCTGGCTTGCTGCTGGAGGTGCCCGCCGGCCTGCTGGATAACGAAGCGCCGGAAGTGCGCATCAAAGCCGAAGCGGAGGAAGAGACCGGTTATCGCATCGAACAGATACAAAAAGTGTTTGAGGCGTTTATGAGTCCCGGCTCGGTAACGGAAAAGCTGCATTTCTTTATCGCGGAATATGACGCCAGCCTTCGCGCCGGAAGCGGCGGCGGCATCCGTGACGAAGGAGAAGATATCGAAGTGGTGGAAATGGCCTGGGCTGACGCGCTCAACGCCATTGAGAACGGTGAAATCACCGATGCAAAAACCATCATGCTCATTCAATACGTTGCCCTGAAAGGCATCATGCGAGGTTCATCATGCACGCACAGCTCATTCTGA
- a CDS encoding DUF4406 domain-containing protein: MHAQLILIAGPYRSGTQGDPVLIQQNLARLEAAALQVYQAGHVPVIGEWLALPLAHAAGSQRLDDEIAESMLYPVAHRLISRCDAIFRIAGASKGADMDIEVAKQRGLRIYTVIEQIDIVS, encoded by the coding sequence ATGCACGCACAGCTCATTCTGATTGCCGGTCCTTATCGCAGTGGCACGCAGGGCGATCCTGTATTAATCCAGCAAAATTTAGCCCGCCTGGAAGCGGCCGCCCTGCAGGTTTATCAGGCGGGCCATGTGCCGGTGATTGGCGAATGGCTGGCGCTGCCGCTGGCTCACGCCGCCGGTTCTCAGCGCCTGGATGATGAGATTGCCGAGTCGATGCTTTATCCGGTTGCTCATCGCCTGATTAGCCGATGCGATGCGATTTTTCGTATCGCGGGCGCATCGAAAGGTGCCGATATGGATATCGAAGTGGCAAAACAACGGGGCCTGAGGATTTATACCGTTATCGAACAGATTGATATCGTCAGCTAA
- a CDS encoding DUF4440 domain-containing protein — MLLETLIALERSLHAEKRKDAGWLDAILHADFHEITRSGTAVSRAETLSALINDPVHQPIAGTDYQLVTVAPSHALLHYRSDNQDGTRSTLRTSYWVMNDASRWQLFFHQGTPAAEC; from the coding sequence ATGCTGTTAGAAACCCTGATTGCACTGGAACGCTCGCTGCATGCTGAAAAGCGCAAAGATGCTGGCTGGCTTGACGCGATTCTGCATGCTGATTTTCACGAAATTACCCGTTCTGGCACCGCGGTAAGCCGCGCCGAGACGCTAAGTGCGCTGATTAATGACCCGGTACATCAACCGATCGCTGGCACTGATTATCAGCTGGTGACAGTGGCGCCGAGTCACGCGCTGCTGCATTACCGCTCCGATAATCAGGACGGAACGCGCAGCACGTTACGCACTTCATACTGGGTCATGAATGACGCCTCACGCTGGCAGCTCTTTTTTCATCAGGGCACGCCCGCTGCGGAATGCTGA
- a CDS encoding GNAT family N-acetyltransferase encodes MITIEKSDPTSAESQRLIAQLSAVLAAITGDEGKGHFSSDTLSATRALWALARNHHGVAIGCGAIRPLSASTAEVKRVFSTGEIPGTGAALMRFLEKNALLLGYRDIWLATRLTNSGAVAFYRRQGYNIIDNYGDYVGREETICLAKRLDPR; translated from the coding sequence ATGATCACGATAGAAAAATCCGATCCGACATCGGCGGAATCGCAGCGGCTTATCGCACAGCTCTCTGCGGTGTTAGCCGCCATTACCGGCGATGAGGGCAAAGGCCATTTCTCTTCCGATACGCTGAGTGCGACGCGCGCGTTATGGGCGCTGGCTCGCAATCATCACGGCGTCGCCATTGGCTGTGGTGCGATCAGGCCGCTTTCGGCATCCACCGCTGAAGTAAAAAGGGTCTTTTCCACAGGAGAAATCCCCGGCACCGGCGCAGCGCTGATGCGCTTCCTCGAAAAGAATGCCCTGCTGCTGGGCTATCGCGATATCTGGCTGGCGACCCGCCTTACTAACAGCGGCGCCGTGGCGTTTTACCGCCGTCAGGGCTATAACATCATCGATAATTATGGCGATTATGTTGGCCGTGAGGAGACGATCTGTCTGGCAAAGCGGCTCGATCCTCGCTAA
- a CDS encoding GNAT family N-acetyltransferase — protein MTLTIRKADQQDKSVLHRLGAEIYRAHFAHLWQSASELDAFLAADYGLAQLESSLSDDNVSWWIAENAHPVGFAKVTWSAEIPNSDLSGVMLNKLYLHPAETGSGSGKQMFDQVVTLAREQQRPVLWLEVLQQNRRAQQFYAARGMKTIREVMFSTASQQSCRLHYGNGSVRNNAC, from the coding sequence ATGACACTCACGATTCGCAAGGCTGACCAGCAAGACAAAAGCGTATTACATCGGCTGGGTGCTGAGATTTATCGCGCTCACTTCGCCCATCTTTGGCAATCAGCCAGCGAGCTGGATGCCTTTTTGGCAGCGGATTATGGTCTTGCACAGCTGGAATCCAGCCTTTCTGACGATAATGTCAGCTGGTGGATAGCGGAAAATGCCCATCCGGTGGGCTTTGCAAAAGTCACCTGGTCCGCCGAAATACCGAACAGCGATCTCTCGGGTGTGATGTTGAATAAACTTTATCTGCATCCAGCTGAAACGGGAAGCGGCAGCGGTAAACAGATGTTTGACCAGGTTGTTACGCTGGCACGCGAGCAACAGCGGCCCGTGTTATGGCTGGAAGTCTTGCAGCAGAACCGGCGAGCACAGCAGTTTTATGCCGCCCGGGGCATGAAGACGATCCGTGAGGTGATGTTCAGCACCGCTTCACAGCAAAGCTGTCGTCTGCATTATGGCAATGGATCTGTGAGGAACAACGCTTGTTAG
- a CDS encoding arylamine N-acetyltransferase family protein has protein sequence MHAQSALQRFCDTFSFTPDMSANLPALQALQQFYVQHLPFENIDVLLGKPISIEPADVVEKLLIKRRGGYCFEHNTLFRLLLEAMGFNVSTHLARVVWGAAENAASPETHMVLLAELQGRHYLTDVGFGGVSLTRPLLLEPGEQHGFMLKQDDSGDWLLAANLNDKAHPMYRFHQRACEAVDIVVANHFVSTWPQSHFRHHLLMARIIDGVQVNMSDWRQTTHGETRREMHVQNFAEFCSQVKALFTDEQAISEAELEVIYRRVGQ, from the coding sequence ATGCATGCTCAATCCGCGCTTCAACGTTTTTGCGACACTTTTTCTTTTACGCCAGACATGTCTGCCAACCTTCCTGCATTGCAGGCGTTGCAGCAGTTCTATGTTCAACATCTGCCGTTTGAGAATATCGACGTCTTACTCGGCAAGCCGATCAGCATCGAGCCTGCGGATGTTGTTGAAAAGCTGCTGATTAAACGGCGTGGCGGCTACTGTTTTGAGCACAATACGCTGTTCAGGCTGCTGCTCGAAGCGATGGGCTTTAACGTTTCCACCCATCTGGCAAGAGTGGTGTGGGGCGCAGCGGAGAACGCGGCATCACCTGAAACGCATATGGTGTTGCTGGCGGAACTGCAAGGCAGGCACTATCTTACTGATGTCGGTTTTGGTGGCGTCAGCCTTACCCGGCCGCTGTTGCTTGAACCGGGAGAACAGCACGGTTTTATGCTGAAACAAGACGATAGTGGCGACTGGTTGCTGGCGGCTAACCTGAACGATAAGGCGCATCCGATGTATCGCTTCCATCAGCGCGCGTGCGAAGCAGTGGATATTGTGGTTGCCAACCATTTTGTATCGACCTGGCCACAATCACATTTTCGTCATCATCTGCTGATGGCGAGAATCATAGATGGCGTTCAGGTAAATATGTCTGATTGGCGCCAGACCACGCATGGCGAAACGCGCAGAGAAATGCACGTGCAGAACTTTGCCGAATTTTGTTCACAGGTTAAAGCTCTTTTCACCGATGAACAGGCCATCTCTGAGGCTGAACTGGAGGTGATTTATCGCAGGGTCGGTCAGTGA
- the cspA gene encoding RNA chaperone/antiterminator CspA yields MSDTMTGTVKWFDAGKGFGFITPQDGSKDVFVHFSAIQSDDYKTLDEGQTVTFTIEKGAKGPSAANVKAI; encoded by the coding sequence ATGTCTGATACAATGACTGGTACAGTAAAATGGTTTGATGCTGGTAAAGGTTTTGGCTTTATCACTCCTCAGGACGGCAGCAAAGATGTATTCGTACATTTCTCTGCAATCCAGAGCGATGATTACAAAACTCTCGACGAAGGCCAGACCGTGACCTTCACCATCGAGAAGGGCGCTAAAGGCCCATCAGCTGCAAACGTTAAAGCTATCTAA
- the mqo gene encoding malate dehydrogenase (quinone), producing MSQTPKKFVPVISLLAMLCSTAHAENATEKTDVLLIGGGIMSASLGTLLQELQPDWKQLMVEKLDGVALESSNGWNNAGTGHSANMELNYTPQRADGSIDVSKALEINEAFMISRQFWSSQVKRGVLDNPHSFINSTPHMSFVWGDTNVDYLTKRYEALQHTTLFQGMQFSTDQNQIKKWAPLIIEGRDPNQKVAATWTPVGTDVNYGEITRQLVGSLKKKDNFTLETSTEATAFKRNADNSWHVTVTDVKSGKEHNIDAKYVFIGAGGGALKLLQKTGIPEADNYAGFPVGGSFLVSENPEIAKMHGEKVYGQASVGAPPMSVPHLDARFLDGKRVVLFGPFATFSTKFLKHGSFMDLLGTTTTKNVIPMTDVGLDNFDLVKYLIGQVMLSDDDRFAALKEYYPSARKEDWKLIQAGQRVQIIKKDAEKGGVLKLGTEIVTDQQKTLAALLGASPGASTAAPISINVMKKLFPEQFNSPEWQSKIRTIVPSYGETLNGNTALTQKVWDETAATLQLTKPPVINMKDGAPVPAAEPKKKEATNSPQHDMAL from the coding sequence ATGTCTCAAACTCCTAAGAAATTTGTTCCCGTTATTTCCCTTCTGGCTATGCTCTGTTCTACCGCTCATGCTGAAAACGCAACGGAGAAAACCGATGTGTTACTGATCGGCGGCGGTATTATGAGTGCATCTTTAGGTACTTTACTGCAGGAACTTCAGCCCGACTGGAAACAGTTAATGGTTGAGAAACTTGACGGCGTGGCACTGGAATCTTCTAACGGCTGGAACAACGCCGGTACAGGTCACTCAGCCAACATGGAACTGAACTACACGCCACAGCGTGCCGATGGTTCGATTGACGTCAGCAAAGCGCTGGAGATCAACGAAGCCTTTATGATCTCTCGCCAGTTCTGGTCATCTCAGGTTAAGCGCGGCGTGCTGGATAATCCGCACTCGTTCATTAACTCCACACCGCACATGAGCTTTGTCTGGGGCGACACCAACGTCGATTACCTGACCAAGCGTTATGAAGCGCTGCAACACACGACCCTGTTCCAGGGTATGCAATTTTCTACCGATCAGAATCAGATCAAAAAATGGGCGCCGCTGATCATTGAAGGTCGCGATCCTAATCAGAAAGTGGCAGCAACCTGGACGCCGGTGGGTACTGACGTTAACTACGGTGAAATCACGCGCCAGCTGGTTGGCAGCCTGAAGAAGAAAGATAACTTCACGCTGGAAACCTCAACGGAAGCCACTGCATTTAAACGCAATGCCGATAATTCATGGCATGTCACCGTGACCGACGTGAAAAGCGGTAAAGAGCACAATATTGATGCGAAATACGTCTTTATTGGTGCTGGCGGCGGCGCACTAAAACTGCTGCAGAAAACTGGCATTCCTGAAGCAGATAACTATGCAGGTTTTCCGGTAGGCGGATCTTTCCTGGTAAGCGAAAATCCAGAGATCGCCAAAATGCACGGCGAGAAAGTGTATGGTCAGGCTTCGGTAGGTGCACCGCCGATGTCTGTACCGCATCTTGATGCGCGTTTCCTTGATGGAAAACGCGTGGTGCTGTTTGGACCTTTCGCCACTTTCTCTACCAAGTTCCTGAAGCACGGTTCTTTCATGGATCTGCTTGGCACCACCACCACTAAAAACGTCATTCCTATGACCGATGTGGGTCTGGATAACTTTGATCTGGTGAAATACCTGATCGGCCAGGTGATGTTAAGTGATGACGATCGTTTTGCTGCGCTGAAAGAGTACTATCCTTCTGCACGTAAAGAAGACTGGAAATTGATCCAGGCGGGGCAGCGTGTACAGATCATCAAGAAAGACGCTGAGAAAGGTGGCGTGCTGAAACTGGGAACTGAAATTGTGACCGATCAGCAGAAAACGCTGGCTGCACTGTTAGGCGCATCGCCTGGTGCATCTACTGCGGCACCCATCTCTATCAATGTGATGAAGAAGCTGTTCCCTGAACAGTTCAACTCGCCTGAATGGCAGAGCAAAATCCGTACGATTGTGCCGAGCTATGGTGAAACGCTGAACGGTAATACTGCGCTGACGCAGAAAGTATGGGACGAGACGGCAGCTACGCTGCAGCTCACCAAACCACCGGTCATTAATATGAAAGATGGTGCGCCTGTTCCGGCAGCTGAGCCTAAGAAAAAAGAAGCCACTAACAGCCCACAGCACGATATGGCGCTGTAA
- a CDS encoding RepB family plasmid replication initiator protein, whose product MADNINENKGLIDPFLSVTKHNGEVIQLHPNKNNTVQPVALMRLGLFVPTLKSTARGKSGAMASTDATKELKNLTLVKAEGYEKITITGARLDMDNDFKTWAGIIQSFSRYPCKGDTVTLPFVDFVKMCGIPSSSSSAALRKRLDASLRRIATNTLSFEGNGKAYHTHLVQSAYYDREKDIVRIQADPKLFELYNFDHKVLLQLRAISRLKRKESAQALYTYLESLPANPAPVSLARLRMRLNLASKTTTQNHVVRRAMEQLQEIGYLDYTEVKRGRAVYFIIHNRMPKLDGIQSIEDIAEFTDFPVEE is encoded by the coding sequence ATGGCAGATAACATCAATGAAAACAAAGGATTGATTGATCCTTTTCTGTCAGTGACCAAACATAATGGTGAAGTTATTCAGCTTCATCCCAATAAAAATAATACCGTTCAGCCTGTCGCGTTAATGCGTCTTGGGCTGTTTGTGCCGACGCTAAAGTCCACGGCCCGCGGCAAATCAGGTGCGATGGCTTCTACCGATGCCACTAAAGAACTCAAGAACTTAACGCTGGTGAAAGCGGAAGGTTATGAGAAGATCACCATAACCGGCGCCCGGCTGGATATGGATAACGATTTTAAGACCTGGGCCGGGATTATTCAGTCGTTCTCCCGCTATCCCTGCAAAGGCGATACGGTGACGCTGCCTTTTGTTGATTTCGTGAAGATGTGCGGTATCCCCTCTTCCAGTTCGTCAGCGGCGCTGCGTAAAAGGCTCGATGCTTCATTACGTCGCATCGCCACCAATACGCTCTCCTTTGAAGGCAACGGCAAAGCCTATCACACGCACCTTGTGCAATCCGCCTATTACGATCGTGAAAAAGACATCGTGCGTATTCAGGCCGATCCCAAACTGTTTGAGCTCTACAACTTCGACCACAAGGTTTTGCTGCAGCTCCGGGCTATCTCCCGACTGAAGCGTAAAGAGTCCGCACAGGCGCTCTATACCTATCTGGAGAGCCTTCCAGCCAATCCGGCACCCGTTTCCCTTGCTCGTCTGCGTATGCGCCTCAATCTGGCCTCCAAGACCACCACGCAAAATCATGTGGTGCGTCGTGCAATGGAGCAGTTGCAGGAGATTGGCTACCTCGATTACACCGAAGTGAAGCGTGGCCGTGCCGTCTATTTCATTATCCATAACCGCATGCCTAAGCTGGATGGCATTCAGTCGATTGAAGATATCGCTGAGTTTACTGACTTCCCAGTTGAAGAGTAA
- a CDS encoding AAA family ATPase: MGIDEKQVLKVAQRSEKMLHSLTDQIQAQKAELRENTFYQVYAKAALAKLPKLTRASVDYAVNEMEENGYVFDKRAAGSSTKYAISIQNIIDIYHHRGVPKYRDRHDGAYTLFIGNLKGGVSKTVSTVSLAHALRAHPHLLCEDLRILVIDLDPQSSATMFLNHERSVGLVEATAAQAMLQNVSGEELKAEFIAPSIVPGVDVLPASIDDAFIASRWDELCAEHLPGQNVHTVLYENVIAKLKDDYDFIFVDSGPHLDAFLKNAIAASDLLLTPVPPAQVDFHSTLKYLTRLPELISIIEDSGAACRLQGNIGFMSKLSNKADHKLCHSLAKEIFGGDMLDAALPRLDGFERCGESFDTVISANPATYVGSSEALKNARSAAEDFAKAVFDRIEFIRLN, encoded by the coding sequence ATGGGAATTGATGAAAAGCAGGTGCTGAAAGTTGCCCAGCGCTCTGAGAAAATGTTGCATTCATTGACGGATCAAATTCAGGCACAAAAAGCAGAATTACGTGAAAACACCTTTTACCAGGTCTACGCTAAAGCGGCGCTGGCTAAACTGCCTAAGCTGACGCGCGCCAGCGTTGATTATGCCGTTAATGAAATGGAAGAAAATGGTTACGTATTTGATAAACGTGCCGCTGGCAGCTCAACCAAATATGCTATCTCCATTCAAAATATTATCGATATCTATCATCATCGTGGCGTACCGAAGTATCGCGATCGTCATGACGGGGCCTATACGCTGTTCATCGGCAATCTGAAAGGCGGCGTATCCAAAACGGTTTCTACGGTTTCTCTGGCCCATGCGCTGCGCGCCCACCCTCACCTGCTCTGCGAAGATTTGCGAATTCTGGTTATCGATCTTGATCCGCAATCCTCAGCCACCATGTTTTTGAATCACGAACGTTCGGTAGGTTTAGTGGAAGCCACTGCCGCACAGGCGATGCTGCAAAACGTCAGCGGTGAAGAACTCAAAGCTGAGTTTATTGCGCCTTCTATCGTGCCTGGTGTCGATGTCCTGCCAGCTTCAATTGACGATGCCTTTATTGCTTCACGCTGGGATGAGCTGTGTGCAGAACATTTGCCGGGCCAAAACGTGCATACCGTTCTGTATGAAAACGTCATTGCCAAACTGAAAGACGATTACGATTTCATTTTTGTTGATAGCGGCCCGCATCTGGATGCCTTTCTGAAAAACGCCATCGCTGCGTCTGATTTACTGCTAACGCCAGTGCCCCCGGCTCAGGTTGATTTTCATTCCACCTTAAAATACCTGACGCGCCTGCCTGAACTGATTTCGATCATCGAGGACTCCGGCGCGGCCTGTCGCCTGCAAGGCAACATTGGCTTTATGTCCAAGCTCTCTAACAAGGCCGACCACAAGCTGTGCCATAGTCTGGCAAAAGAAATTTTTGGCGGAGATATGCTGGATGCTGCGCTGCCGCGTCTGGATGGTTTTGAGCGATGCGGAGAATCGTTTGATACGGTTATATCCGCTAATCCCGCGACCTATGTTGGCAGCAGTGAAGCACTGAAAAATGCTCGCTCCGCTGCTGAAGATTTCGCTAAAGCGGTTTTTGATCGTATTGAATTTATCCGACTGAACTGA